A window of the Gossypium hirsutum isolate 1008001.06 chromosome A05, Gossypium_hirsutum_v2.1, whole genome shotgun sequence genome harbors these coding sequences:
- the LOC107958770 gene encoding threonine synthase 1, chloroplastic, with the protein MVYSCSLFHSSLASKSNFPLLHHRNHPKFNRPAPIVISCSSSSTFDPSSTTSSSNNNTPSPQKNRRLADENIRDEARRHRSTAKNTLSAKYVPFNAGPDCTESYSLDEIVYRSRSGGLLDVQHDMEALKKFDGAYWRELFDSRVGKTTWPYGSGVWSKKEWVLPEIDPDDIVSAFEGNSNLFWAERFGKQFLGMNDLWVKHCGISHTGSFKDLGMTVLVSQVNRLRKLKRPVVGVGCASTGDTSAALSAYCAAAGIPSIVFLPANKISIAQLVQPIANGAFVLSIDTDFDGCMKLIREVTAELPIYLANSLNSLRLEGQKTAAIEILQQFDWEVPDWVIVPGGNLGNIYAFYKGFKMCQELGLVDRIPRLVCAQAANANPLYLYYKSEWNEFKAVKANTTFASAIQIGDPVSIDRAVYALKNSNGIVEEATEEELMDAMAQADSTGMFICPHTGVALTALMKLRKSGVIGAGDRTVVVSTAHGLKFTQSKVDYHSKEIPDMACQFANPPMQVKADFGSVMDVLMKYLGDKAPKH; encoded by the coding sequence ATGGTTTACTCTTGTTCTTTGTTCCACTCCTCTCTCGCCTCCAAATCCAACTTCCCGTTGCTGCACCATCGGAACCACCCCAAGTTCAATCGCCCCGCCCCTATCGTCATCTCATGCTCCTCCTCCTCCACATTCGATCCTTCTTCAACCACTAGTTCCTCCAATAACAACACCCCTTCACCCCAAAAGAACCGTCGCCTTGCTGATGAGAATATCCGTGACGAGGCTCGACGCCACCGCTCCACCGCCAAGAACACCCTCTCCGCCAAATATGTTCCGTTCAACGCCGGTCCCGACTGCACCGAGTCCTACTCCCTCGACGAGATCGTTTACCGGAGTCGTTCCGGTGGTTTGCTTGACGTTCAACACGACATGGAGGCTTTGAAGAAGTTCGACGGCGCGTATTGGAGGGAGTTATTCGATTCCCGGGTGGGGAAAACAACGTGGCCGTATGGGTCTGGAGTTTGGTCCAAAAAGGAATGGGTTTTACCCGAGATTGATCCCGATGACATCGTTTCGGCTTTCGAAGGGAACTCCAATCTGTTCTGGGCGGAACGGTTTGGAAAACAGTTTTTGGGGATGAACGATTTGTGGGTTAAACACTGTGGAATCAGCCACACTGGCAGTTTCAAGGATCTGGGTATGACTGTTTTGGTCAGTCAAGTTAATCGACTCCGAAAACTGAAACGACCCGTCGTTGGAGTCGGCTGCGCTTCCACTGGTGACACATCAGCTGCCTTATCCGCTTATTGCGCTGCCGCGGGTATTCCTTCCATTGTCTTTTTACCTGCGAATAAGATCTCCATTGCACAATTAGTTCAACCAATTGCGAACGGCGCGTTCGTTTTGAGCATTGACACCGATTTCGACGGTTGCATGAAGTTAATCCGGGAAGTTACCGCCGAGCTACCAATTTACCTTGCCAATTCATTGAACAGTTTAAGACTCGAAGGGCAGAAAACGGCTGCGATTGAGATTTTACAGCAGTTTGATTGGGAAGTTCCAGATTGGGTTATTGTTCCTGGTGGTAATTTGGGTAATATTTATGCTTTTTACAAAGGGTTTAAAATGTGTCAAGAACTAGGGCTTGTTGATAGGATACCTAGATTGGTTTGTGCCCAAGCAGCCAATGCCAATCCACTTTATCTGTATTATAAATCTGAGTGGAATGAGTTCAAGGCAGTCAAGGCAAATACTACATTTGCCTCAGCTATTCAAATTGGTGACCCTGTTTCTATTGATAGAGCCGTGTATGCTTTGAAAAATTCAAATGGGATTGTGGAGGAAGCGACTGAGGAGGAGTTAATGGATGCAATGGCACAGGCGGATTCTACAGGAATGTTCATTTGCCCTCATACTGGAGTCGCATTAACTGCTTTAATGAAGCTTAGGAAGAGTGGGGTTATCGGAGCTGGAGACAGAACTGTTGTGGTTAGTACAGCTCATGGATTGAAGTTTACACAGTCCAAGGTTGACTACCACTCGAAGGAGATTCCGGATATGGCTTGCCAGTTTGCTAACCCACCGATGCAAGTGAAGGCGGATTTTGGTTCTGTTATGGATGTGCTGATGAAGTATTTGGGAGATAAAGCCCCAAAGCACTAG